The following is a genomic window from Bombus vancouverensis nearcticus chromosome 15, iyBomVanc1_principal, whole genome shotgun sequence.
TTGATCTTTGTTAAACTGTGCCTTTTGCGATAAATCCTGAAACTGTTTCTGCTCCATTTTCTGTAGCATCTTTAATTCCCTTAGCTCTTGCTTCCTAAAGATTTGATCGTCATAAACTTTACCGTTTTCATCATCGCCGTAAATTACCTTCGACGTCGTCGTAGTAACTACGACACCATCGATCTCAAACTTTCTAGTTCGCTTTCTCgtctttttcttcaaattcatcATTTGAATATCTTCTTTCGTTCTTGTTGGTCGTGGTATATCACGATTATAATCGGGCTTCCGTCGCAATACTACTTCCTCGTCCACTTCCGCCGATTGTCCTTGACTTAGATGATTTTCCTTGCTGGATTCCCTACTATCCTGACTTATCGTGGTAGAAATGGATTCAGCATCGGAGCGATCTATGCTCTTACTGGGCGTATGCGACCTTGTCGATCCAGATTCACTTTGAGATCTAGATCCTTCGAAGCTATCCGGAGATACTCTTTTCTCTTTGTATCCTTTATTTACTTCTTTTTGTTTAAGCGTTTTCAACGTTTTCTCGTCCATAGGAGTAACCATTGCAGATTTATCGTTCTTCAACAAACCATTCATTTTCTTGGAACTTCTTTCCACTTCATCGATATCTATGGATTCTATAGTCGTCCCAGCAACTATCATTTTAGTAATTTCATCTCCGCTATCGCTTTTTGTACTCGACATTTCGATTAAGCTTGCGTCACTGTGAGAAGAAAAAGTTCGTACGGCTTCGTGTTTATTAAGTATCGAGGAATCTTTCACTTGTTCCTTATCTTCGCCGACGGTAACGACAGAAACGTGACTAGTGTCCTGCAATTCGTCTATGATCGGACTCACAATGAGAACCTCGGATTCGTCTAACTTCTTGCCAACTCTTTTAGAAACGTCTGTAAGAATTATAGGTTGCTCTTGGGGCATGTACTCTAAGCTATCTAAACTAGGAAAGCCGTCATCGTCGGTTGAACTTTCGTTCACTTGTGTTTTGTTTAATTCATTCGCTACAATAACAACTTCCGATGTTGGAGGAGGTTGACGACAAGAAGGACTCGCTGCCAGTGACACAGCATCGACAAGAACCGGAGGATGCGTCGTTACTACAGTTACTTGACTAACGTTGCTCGCAAGACTATTCGATAAATCTGGACTATCTGCTGTGATCCGGACGGTTGATGTATTTGGACGTATTTCTTGGTCGGATTTACCTGAAAGATCAATACGTATTCCTTTATTCCTATAAGTATTAATAATCCACTTCTAATCTTATAACATGAACTAAATATTTACGACTATTGTTATAAACaataaactaattgtataaTGTAAAATGATAAAGTAACTTTGATTTTACCGGTAATGACAACTACATTATCACCGCTGCTTCTTCTCGAAGCATTTCTAATGGGAGTTGATGTAATTACTGATACATTCACTGAAGAACCTTTTTTCTCACAGTTTACGTTATCGCTGTTGCTCGTCATATTTTCGTAATTGTGTTCTTTACTTGGCCATTTTTTATCCCGTTTCCCGTCAAattcgtccgaaaagttttctAACGAAACATATCTGGAAGATCCTTCGCTATGACTTTTGACAACAGATTCTGGTTTAGATGTTCCATAATCAGTTTTAACATCTTCAGTAGAACATGCTTTAACGATATTTTTTTCGGATGCGCTTGCAGTTAGATCTCGTTGAGATAACGTCTCCATAGAAGAAATACTCATTCGCATTTCAGTATCCATCGAAAACCGTTTCTCTAAAACTGCATTTAACTTTTGCTCTACAGATTTTCGTTTTTCTTGTAAACTCTTATAATTTTCTTCTGATGAAGATTGTCCTTTAACTTGTATATCAGCTGGAGTTTTCTTTTCAATTCTGAAATTTAATGTCCttcatataaataattaatattaaattagatATAAATTCAAACAAACATGTGCGAATATGTCGATGAAAATTTAACACAACTAGAAATAAGTACCTGTTCTTTTCTTCTAAAGACGATTGTTTATTGAATACTGGTTTCGTCCAATCTTCGGCCAATTCTAATTTAACTGGTGCTgatttccttttctcttctaaTGATAATTGTGTTCTCGGTGATGAATTCGTCTTATTATCTACAGATCTTTGCCTGATATCACCTTTGTTTGCATCATCTATCTTATTCTTCTCTCTTTCATTATTATCTGGTACATTCTTTTCTAAACTAGGTAGTACGCTTGTTTTCTCGGAGAGCGCGTCTACACTTGTTTGTTCCTTACCTATCATTTCTTGAGCAGACTGAGACGGTTCGTTTTTGTCTCTCTGTTGCTTATCAGTAATCTTACATTCATTTAATACTTCTGCATCGCTTTGTTTATCAatcattttcaaattattttccttATCTTCAATTTTACTATTCTGTCGCATAAGTGGCGGAGGAGGTGCAGGCCCTTTTTCTCGAGATACCCTACGTTCGTTTGTTTCATTTGTACTAGGAGGTTTAGGTGCCTGAAAATTAAATTACGATGTTATtgctatttatttaaaaatatctacAATTGATTAAAAAGAAATGTACTTGTTTTTTCTCAACAGAGACAGGTATGTTGTCTTTTGATTCTGCTTTACGTAATTTCTTGTTTCTATCCTCCTTTTCACCATCCCTGTTAATTTCTCGTTTatgattttcttcttttttcgctgACACAGGTGATGCAACAAGATTTTCCTTTTCAGAaactgaaaaaagaaatataagcacaatttataataattttcagcGTTACCTAAACGACATTTAATATAGTATAAATCATATTTACTCTGAACATCAGCGTCACTGCGCATAGACGCAGAGTCATCTCCGAGTTGATCCAGCTCCAGAGGAAGCTGAGATGTACGTTGCTCCTGAAATTTGTatgattctattttatttacatatgaTTATATAATTCATACACACGATACAATTCATAATTAAGAATATCCAAACTGATACAAAATACGAAATGTAACTTCTAAGAATAATAAAGTATGCAAAATGGAGGAATTATTAAAATACCAAAAAAGATAAGAAGAATTATTACTTTACATGAAtatgaaaacaaaaaatagtgaaaataaaaatacataattaatatatttttataaaaattgccATAATATTAATTATGGCAAACATTATGGTCTAATAtgaataaatttcatataaaaatagCTTATGCACTGCAGTtgtaaaaacaataaaaatagcGAAGAACTGTAATAATATGTACAAAAAATACATTGAAATCAAGTTACACAACACTTATTGCATAAGCTACTGACCTGACAAACGCAGGGATGATGGGGCTGGCGAGGCCCAGGAGAGCCGCATGCACAGCCAAATTATCCAAATTACAATACCATATTTATTAGGATATCATTAGATTAAATGTTacaaagaaaaacaaaatgaaaagtttaataaaatttttaaaattatgatGTCAAATAGTACCATATGtaacaaataataaatgtaataataattcaaatacatatttataatttttatgagAATAAAATTACCGTATTAATTTGGCAAATTAAAGAGAAGCATACTTTTACAACGCATATTACATGCATGAATCTGTCTAAGATATTATGCATGTTCATCATGCATAAGTATAACAAAGAGTAATTATGTGTTGTATGAAACTGAGATGGAATTTATTAAAGATTTACATAACCgcatacaaaaatacttcattACAATTATAAACTTCCggaatacaaataaatatttttcattttctaatcGTGTAAGAACGACTAATAAATTTGAACAATTCAATCTATGTGGTTTGTTCAAAAGCAGCTTACCAATCCGTTGATACTGTTCTCTGTGCTTTTTCGCTTTTTTGGCCTTCTATCAAAACGAAAGCGTGTAACAACGTATATACATGTTAATACCGTTTATAAAGCTCTATACATCGTTACGAATTAAAAGATCGCAAAGTTATAAAGCGTTATTTTCACACAAAGGTTATTCGaatagaaaattttcatttttgcaTCTCTTCttaattaactaaattaaattaaCGACAATTAACaatatagaattaaaaactACCTCTGTTTCTTCATCAACCAATTCTTCCTCAACAACATCAGCCTTATATTCCAATAATAAATCTCTGATTGGTTTTGAATCCAAATTACGATTTATAAACGGATGTTTCAACAACTCATCAGCTGTAGGTCGCGACGTTGGATCCTTTATAAGGGCTTTTgcaataaaatcattaaaatcTTTGCTCCATTTTCCGGGTTGATCAAGTTTTGGTGGATCGCTTTTTTGTATTTTAAGAAGAACGCGCATTGGAGACATTTCATGGTTTGGTGGTTCCATTTGCGCAAATTCGATTAAAGTAATACCAAGTGACCAAATGTCTACctgtatataagatatatacatatttatatatttatatgaaaaatattaaccCTTCGCGGACAGGACGGTTCGAAGTCAACCGTACTGTGAGGCCGAGCTACTGCCGCGATAGTCATTTAAAATTGCCAGCGCACATTTCTGCTTAGACGCGTTTTTCATTCATAGATGTCAAATTCTAGACATATGTACATGCACAGATTCTCCAcaggataaataaaataacacacATTTGAGTCTTTTGGTTCTATCAGTTGTTTTCGCCGAACGCGTATATGAGTTTCTCGTCCATAGCGATGCGTTTACGTGAGACGCATATATGAGTCGTTCAGCTTTATAATTGTTTTCGCCAAATGCATATATGAGTTCCTTGGCCAAATTGGTGGCTTACGCAGATCACATATATGCGGCGGTAGCCCGCAAAgggttaattataaaataaaaacgtcATATCAATATCTAAGCACAAAAAACGTATAATTTAGAAATGTGCTACTCACTTTGAAATCATAAGGATTATCTCTAAATGTCTCACATAACACTACTTCTGGAGCCATCCAATATGGTGTTCCAATAAATGTGTCATGTTTTTGTAAAGTATGCTTGTTTTTTGCAGATACTCCAAAGTCAGCTGTGGAcaaggtaattttttaatttttctttatatatagaatataaaatagtaaTTATATATGAATTTGGAAAGTATGAGGATTACCTAATTTTACTCCCCCTGCCATTGTTAATAAAACATTTCCTGCCTTTAAATCCCTATGGATAACTTTAGATTTGTGTAAAAATGCAAGACCTTTGGTCATATGTTGACATATATAGGCTATTTGTGGTTCTGTTAAAGCTTTTGCCAATTCAACCATTATAGAATCAACAGCACCACCATCACAATATTCTATTAACatctataaatttatattaatagaaTTATACAAATGCTAATTGAGAAATATAGATATTAAACCTATAAGTATTATATAACTGTAAACATACCCATAGTTTACCCTCAATAAAATATGCTTCATGTAATTCAACAACATTTGGGTGTTTACACTCTGATAAAATATCTATCTCGATCATAAAATCACTAAGATCATCTTCTCCTTCCAGTGCACACATTTTTGCAGCAGCAAGCTGTTGAGTTTGCCTGTGCTGTGCCTGAAATATTCGATACTTGTTTAATAAATTGAACAATTACAACTAGAAGCATTtgattatgaaattatataaacaatgtattaccttataaaCTTTCCCAAATGCCCCATCTCCTAATTCACCTATCATTTCCCAGAATTCTTCTGGGTTACAATCcattttaatattattgtacaatttctttttcttcgcgtCATTTCCACCGAAGTGGAATGCCTTTTTTAAATTTGATAAGAATGACATTTTTGTGattcttatttaatatattcgCATGTATAAAAATTACACTTCTATTACATTATGTCATAAAACTCAGTAATGTTTATCATTAGCAACAAATATGTACTTTACACTTAAACATAAATCTTATGTAGTTCTTAAATGATTCATTGTTATATGAAATCATTACAAGATGCATAAAATCATCTTTCCCTTATATATACTTTTGCATACTTTCCAttattttaacatattttctaCTAGAATAGAAAACATTCTAAAACACATATTTGGCTTATATCCCTGTTTCATACCAGGGGATTGTACCAAATCTCTCCCACATCTTGACACCATATAGTCAATATCCACTAATTAGCAAAtatattgtttaaataaatagtAATGCAAATGTAAAGAATGAAACCCAtcattaacaattttttacttttactcCTAATATATATCAAgctgaaataaagaaaaattacattaaaaattacaataatatatttacaatattgtCTAATATATTTAGAAGTGATACTACTAAGATGATATTTATTActtcttaaatttaatttaaatgaaCTAAGGCATTACACatataaaaatcataaatataatatgcataAGGATATATCATACATTTTTAGGAGAAAAAGATATAATCAAATGAATAGAATTTGAAAAATACATATTAGAATATAACTGATATTAACAACATTAACATAATATTACTTATTCAGTAAAATGAGTAAATATGAAAAGTACGAATAAAATACTTATGATAAaaccattatatatatatatatatatgtatatcaaaaagataagtataataaaagtaatgttACTAACATTCAATGCAAATTCAACAGTTTCTTATTAATTTTAGAAGCTCATACTATCTGATTAGTATACTTGGTTGCTTCACTGATAAATTGTATTAAGCTACACTTTTTAATATCTATTTACTTATCTATGAAAGGTTtaagatatacatataatcaattttatctatttattcaataagaaatacaaatttgattgatctacaaataaaaagaaataaagaaattctTTGAACTATAAGAGCAAAAAACTACGAGATCAGAAAAGTGCTGAGAATGTCAAAATTGACGGTCACGAGGTTGACACAATTTTGACAAGTAATCTACAGCCGTATCTGTCCGCCATCGTTTTGTAAATACACTTTCTCCGTCTTGTACGTGTTAGAAATCTATCAAAGATGAAATTTGTGAAAATAAAACTACATCAGAATCATCTAAATATTTCAGacgaaaattataataaaaaacaatGTATCTACGTATTTTGAATACAACGACAAAATTTCCCGTCATCTATGCTGTTTGTTAGCTTGGTAAAGCCGACGTATTTCTCTCGATTCAAGGTTTGAGAAATCGCAAAAGAACGTTTTAATCTTAGTCATACGAGGCAGTGACACAAATACATCATTAATATGATAATGATATAAAGAATTTCTTGGATtttttttcttgaaaaatatgattttttaaaaaaaatctgTAGACACATCCTCTGCTCACCTTCTCTTTTAATGATCCACCACGAAATAGGCACACTTCGTCTCGACTAATATCACCGATGATCCACTGAAAATCTTCAGATTCCACTGTTCACACTGACTGCACGTATCATCAAGAAATCCACCGTTCAAAATCCAAATATTTGAAAGAATGTGAAAACTATCGTGCGTGAAATCAGTAAACTAGACGGACCCGCACGTACGGCCATTTTCAGTAACACACGCACATCACACATTCTACTGTACCACGCCTGGAAGTGACGTAATCAATCGGCAAGTGTGCCTGTATTCTGTAAGAGGTTCTCTAACTTACGAATGCATCTTAAATGCATTTTTAACAGACTATGCAACCATTTCGCAAAATATCTCTTATGACAGTCAATGTATATATAGTGACTACAAAAAGCATTTGTACATAGCATTATTTCCTACATTTCGTTTCCatagtattaaatttttgtagttCTATGAAAGTATTATTAAACGTTACAACATTTAATATAATTAGACGCAATTAAGTAGtatgtaaatattattataaatacaatgatgtgcaaatattttttgtagctaTATTTCCAAATCAGCTACAATAAAACAGTAATAATAAAATCTGCGCTTTACTTAGGAGATTATGAGcaccaaaaaaattatatattctatGATTCTAGCATAAaaatttcgtttcctttttacgataattcaatttttataatagCCTCACATACTGAGTAGCTCTGCACATATGAAAATTAAGCATTCGTTATATTAAGTTATAGAATTGATTTTACGATATGTCACTGTAGTTACGGAAGCCTTCTAAATATATAATCTTATTAAATGTTGTGAAACAAGTTTGTTTTAGCACAAAATGTCATCAAATTAATATTATGCTTAACCATAgtactattatattataatgcTTCATTTACAACGTATTTAGAGATAAAATTCTTTCTATAAATAGTATTTACCAGTTGTGTTAGCTTTCATattaaaagataattattttatattcataaaatttgtTAGAATACAAGAAAAGAAAGTTTTAGAAAACCAGATAGGTACGAAATAGAAATAAgaatctttcttttattaacatgtatgtttattaatatgtaagtaaaatgttttcttCACTTTAAAAGCTTAATTCCTAAATGTATAAAGttaaaatatgatataaaattaaaaaattaataattctaaATGTTATCATTgtcaaggagaaaacttcgtTTACAAATTAGTACTAgattagaaataaataatacagtATGTAAATTTTTCATGGACATAGAAATTGTCCATGAAATTTTCGGACTCAAGATTACCAACATAACTCACAGAAAtaccagtttatattttcaCCTTGGTCATGTTTTCACTGTACGCTGTGCGTATGCACAACAAACCGTTGCAATAATCGATGTAATCTTTTTCcattgtttaatttaattaaatacttgTTTGTATTTATCTGAATAAATATCTCTACATACCCTGTGGAAGGTACTCTTTGTTTCCATGTAGTTCTTCATACTAAAAAACTGTTTGTGTATATAAATGTTGTAAATAACTATTATATATGTTCCTAATTAACTGTTGCTTAATGAAAGCTAAATTAAAGCATTACTTGtacttatttaataaataaagatattaaaaatgtatgatataaatatcatcattttcattaaattacgTTTTAACAACTTTAATTTTTACAGTGTGTAAGGTGAAGTTCAAATGTCTGGAAAAGAAAGAGGTTTGTttcgaattattttaaaaaattttattgcatCATTTAAACCAACCCAACATAAGCTAATTGGTGAAGATTATTATGGTACAAAATATTACGAAATTGAAAACCCAAGATCAAGGAGAAAGAACTTACCTCGATATTTCGTACCTGTAAATAAAGATGATAACACGCAAGAAGTACCAGTAGAATGGGAGGCATGGTTAAGATATCGTCGAAAAGATCCACCGTCAGAAGAAGAAATAAGACAAAATTATCAATTACAAATGATCAAAAAACGAAATGCTGCAGAACTAGAAACAAAACATGTAAGTAATGGATTACAAAAGCAAAAGCAAATTAACGAAGGAGAACGTGTACCATTTCCAGTTTATGAGGAGTATAAAAATTATGGTCAAGATTATAAGATAAAATATGATGAACAAAAGCACGAAAAAGATAAATAgacataaataaaatatctgagatttaatttaattatatatacgcTTTTAGGATGTTAAAATTAATGGAATATCTAGTAAATATGTACAAACTTTATTATAACATATACTTGTAGTACGACATATAATTTAAATGTGTATATCATTTGTTTATAGTCTATGAAtaaaacaatttattaatatgctATTTTTCTGCATATGTACTTATATTCTTCTGTAAATTAGCCCTCTCTGAACAAAAATTAGTCTGCTActgaatttaaataaaatatccgtTTTATACAGAAGTAATAATAGTGATCCAATTGCAAATCTTCCATTCAATAGTTATTTCCAACTTATACTTTAACATTTAGCCAACCGAATAGGGATATCTGTGTGACCGACCGGGAAGATCTCTCCTTTTGACTTTTGCAACgcgttctcttctttttttttgttattatcagttattgttCACCTGAAATTGTTCCCAATTGATTGCGCcactttttctgcttttataaaatacagtatataataaaatacaccaatttagtgatattaaaattaattaaaaagttacaatatccattatgactacataaagctataatcgaacgataccacattgtaaaaaaatattaaaatgcatcatgaatttttaatttcacgttcaagttgtgttatttatgtttaaccctttcgctattACGGGCGACTACAGTCGCTCTCCGTAAAATGCCACTGACATACTACGGGCGACTACAATCGCTCTGCGTAAGATACCACTGACGTACTACAGGCGACTACAATCGCTCTGCGTAAGATACCACTGACGTACTACGGGCGACTATAGTCACTCTGCGTAAGATGCCGCGTATTATACATACGACGAGTATTGTACATCCTCAAGccttttattaacaataaaacgGTGTGACAAGAGGGCAATGTATATGTTGTCCTCTTTTCACAATGAAGAGTTTCGAAACGTCATTATCGCACGcagaaaatgattaaaaaaaccAAAGTGTGTTTTCGATTATAATCGATTGATGGAAACTGTGGAGCGAATCGCGATACCAGTGCCAGATTTGCGATGTTGGCCAATGTGTAACACCATGTTTCGAAAAATACTACACGCAATACCATTATTAAAAGCTATTAGTatcatatcatattatattatattattaagaaGTTATAAATACTCTGTTTTGAGGAAAGTTTTTTTCTTCGAAAAACACCGTCAGAGCAGCTCGGTTTGCAGTGAGACGTAAACGCGGCCGCGTTTATGATCTTTCTCGCGTACTATGCTCTGTTTTGGCGCGGCGACTCGTTCAGCGGGAATGCCGCGGCGGAGAAGCCGCCCGTAGCGAAAGGGTTAATCacctttaatgtttttaatgttacctatatttttttatacttttaatatatacttttaatttgatgttttgtataaacaatatgtgaaatcgttaaataaaatcattacctTGGAAACATGCGCGGTGGACAGCGTATAGGTTAACTTGTTCGAGCGCGGTGAGAAACGTATAGCTCGCTGTGACGCgcgcggttggctaagtgttaaaaCGATTTTTTAAAACTATTATCTTACTAAGTAATGATAATAGTTTTGACTGATCTATTAATTTAAAGTCTACAAAAAtgtagataaaaattaaaagctaGACTTCTTAGTCAGAAGATAGACTATAAGTGTTGAAACTTCAAAAGATGTATTATGTACTTTCGATTAGACGCACGGAATATCACTCAACGATAGTATAACTTTTCTTTTGTTCCAAAGAAACTGACGAATTCAACAGATAATAAGTATCTTATGATCAACCAGAAAAGTCACTATTATCAAATAAAGCTTGATCATATAATTCTCCCTTCACTAAACGTCCACCGAAATAACGACCATTCAAAGAATCCCTTGCACGTTCCGCTTCTAAAATGATTATTTAATATcaatatcaaattaaaattcacacttaattaattagaaaaCAATAATTCGTTATAAACTTACCACTCATTTGAGaaaattcaacaaatatttttacgataACTTCTGCATCTTCGTCATCTTCCGATTGTCGTTCATTATAAATAATAACTCTTTCTACAACTCCAAATTTAGAACATTCATCTTGAATTTCTTCTTGTAAACTTTCATCTACATCTTCTGGGGCTACCATGTTTCGTAAAATAACAACACGGGATTCAACTTTGCGCATAAGTTTCTGCATAACAAGATGACGCGCACTTTGTCCTTTGATCGACATATTTTCTTGTTGCTGTAATGTTTGGGGTTCTGTCTCCTCTAACAATTTCTTCTGTAATTCTTCCTGTTGTTTTTGATGAGCTGCTTGTTCTTGTGCCCGTCTCATAATATCGGAATTCGTCGTAGTTGTAACAGGTATCTAGCcacatttcaaataatttaaatattgtaactTTTCAACGTATGAAtagaataataaatgaaaatctTACGACTGGAGTTCCTACTATTGTAGGTGCTACAACAGCTGGAGGAGGTATAACAACTGGCTGTCCAGGTATCGGTTGAATTATCGCAGGAGGCCGAGTTAAAGTTTGCGGTATAGCTATACCAGGCGGAGGTATAACAGGTGCTACCGTTGCTATAGTTGGCGGTGCCATCATTGTCGCTGGGGCAATAGTGGGTCTTACTATACCAGGCAAAGCTGTGTATAAAATTCATGTTCATAATGACTTCAAAGAAAATTTCAGATTCTAAAATTTCCTCAATCACTATTAACTCATACCTTGATTCAAAATCGGCGGGGCAGCTGCTCCAAGCTTGGTCAAACCAAGAGCAACTGCATTACTAGCTACAGCATCCATTGCCTGAATTTTTGCAGTTGCAGCTGCAGCTGCAACCGCAGCAGCGGTAGGCATCATACTAGTTCCACTTGGCGGACCCATAAGAGCATTTGGTGGAGTAATAGCTCTGCCTACTCGCAAGTATTGCCCACCCAAGTCAAATAAATTCATTGATGCGATAGCTTCTAACGCGGCCTGCATTGTTTCGTATTCAATAAAACCGTAACCTTTATGTCGATGGGGCGAGCTGCCTTGTGCCAATTTACAATATGTAATCGGTCCAAACGCTTCAAACACGGATTTAATATCATCCTCGGTTAAATCTTGATGGattgatgcaatataaattcgattataGTGTTTACTTTCTTCTGTAATTTCATCAATAACAGACTGGGCTTGGGGCATATTCGACGGACGCCCCACAAcctgaagaaaaataaaaattcataactAATACTTTCGACTATTAAAAGAAAAGTATTTGTAACGAATCtgtcaaatattaatattttaattacaaaaagaGAAGTATAAAAATAGGATTAGGTCCAGGAACTATATTCTTTATTCAAACACAACTTTTGAcgtgttaata
Proteins encoded in this region:
- the hfp gene encoding poly(U)-binding-splicing factor hfp isoform X3, whose product is MNGAMAMAPTSNNVEPPNKKPRVEGNASEFLPGPIYDLNQIKQVVAGPGAKYLTLPGILGAGLPKITSEQQDTVNRAKKYAMEQSIKMVLMKQTLAHQQQQMASQRNQVQRQQALALMCRVYVGSISFELKEDTIRQAFLPFGPIKSINMSWDPVTQKHKGFAFVEYEIPEAAQLALEQMNGVMIGGRNIKVVGRPSNMPQAQSVIDEITEESKHYNRIYIASIHQDLTEDDIKSVFEAFGPITYCKLAQGSSPHRHKGYGFIEYETMQAALEAIASMNLFDLGGQYLRVGRAITPPNALMGPPSGTSMMPTAAAVAAAAATAKIQAMDAVASNAVALGLTKLGAAAPPILNQALPGIVRPTIAPATMMAPPTIATVAPVIPPPGIAIPQTLTRPPAIIQPIPGQPVVIPPPAVVAPTIVGTPVIPVTTTTNSDIMRRAQEQAAHQKQQEELQKKLLEETEPQTLQQQENMSIKGQSARHLVMQKLMRKVESRVVILRNMVAPEDVDESLQEEIQDECSKFGVVERVIIYNERQSEDDEDAEVIVKIFVEFSQMSEAERARDSLNGRYFGGRLVKGELYDQALFDNSDFSG
- the hfp gene encoding poly(U)-binding-splicing factor hfp isoform X1, producing MWNLQTRNLELKICASPQSRIVCAQPSLLSPEHGNASEFLPGPIYDLNQIKQVVAGPGAKYLTLPGILGAGLPKITSEQQDTVNRAKKYAMEQSIKMVLMKQTLAHQQQQMASQRNQVQRQQALALMCRVYVGSISFELKEDTIRQAFLPFGPIKSINMSWDPVTQKHKGFAFVEYEIPEAAQLALEQMNGVMIGGRNIKVVGRPSNMPQAQSVIDEITEESKHYNRIYIASIHQDLTEDDIKSVFEAFGPITYCKLAQGSSPHRHKGYGFIEYETMQAALEAIASMNLFDLGGQYLRVGRAITPPNALMGPPSGTSMMPTAAAVAAAAATAKIQAMDAVASNAVALGLTKLGAAAPPILNQALPGIVRPTIAPATMMAPPTIATVAPVIPPPGIAIPQTLTRPPAIIQPIPGQPVVIPPPAVVAPTIVGTPVIPVTTTTNSDIMRRAQEQAAHQKQQEELQKKLLEETEPQTLQQQENMSIKGQSARHLVMQKLMRKVESRVVILRNMVAPEDVDESLQEEIQDECSKFGVVERVIIYNERQSEDDEDAEVIVKIFVEFSQMSEAERARDSLNGRYFGGRLVKGELYDQALFDNSDFSG